One genomic region from Leguminivora glycinivorella isolate SPB_JAAS2020 chromosome 8, LegGlyc_1.1, whole genome shotgun sequence encodes:
- the LOC125229150 gene encoding uncharacterized protein LOC125229150 produces the protein MYTLKMLHRQIIILWMFVTNSLTNGFPDTSTISPKTTREPGLITVTELPVPLMDASTINTTMDFIKTMTDNTTNDSATTDTPTLLTSTTENSSETTIPSPLSKNNINLTRENTEASTVTLNLSTMRTTEEFASNLTCSNAAYCDLYSTSTADTKISPSIEYTTDTGIGSTLATGYISTTEIEEYQFAKCYCLQY, from the exons atgt ACACGTTAAAAATGCTCCATAGACAGATCATCATTTTGTGGATGTTTGTAACCAACTCACTAACGAATGGATTTCCGGACACATCGACGATCTCACCAAAAACAACACGAGAACCTGGACTAATAACAGTTACTGAGTTGCCAGTACCTTTGATGGATGCCAGTACTATAAATACTACGATGGACTTTATTAAAACAATGACAGACAATACTACGAATGATTCTGCAACTACAGACACGCCTACATTGCTAACAAGCACCACTGAGAATAGCAGTGAAACTACAATTCCTAGCCCTTTATCCAAAAACAATATAAATTTAACTAGAGAAAATACAGAAGCTTCTACTGTAACGTTAAATCTCAGTACAATGAGAACTACAGAAGAGTTTGCCTCCAATTTGACTTGTTCCAATGCTGCGTACTGCGACCTATATTCTACTTCTACTGCGGATACAAAAATATCTCCATCTATAGAATACACTACAGATACTGGAATAGGATCAACTTTGGCTACAGGATACATTTCTACCACAGAGATTGAGGAG TACCAGTTCGCCAAGTGTTACTGCTTACAATACTAA